The genomic stretch GAGAAGGACAGTGAAATCACAAGCACTCGAGATGAACTGCTTAGTGCCCGGGATGAAATTTTACTCCTTCATCAAGCAGCAGAAAAGGCTGCCTGTGAGCGGGACACTGACATTGCCTCATTACAAGAAGAGCTTAAGAAGGTGCGAGCTGAGCTTGAGCGGTGGCGGAAAGCAGCGTCTGAATATGAGAAAGAAATCACAAGTCTACAAAATAGTTTTCAGCTTCGATGTCAGCAGTGTGAGGAccagcagagagaggaagcaacaAGGCTACAAAGTGAGTacacatattttacataaaacTCTTAATTCTTGACAGTGGTAATTTGCACAAAATAACCATTTGGACCATTTTCTCTTTAGTCCAACAACTTGGACTAAAAACTATAAAGCGATGTTTTTATATTGGGGCTATAAAAATTCTCCAGGTCTGCAAGTTCTACAATAAATTGacattttttacaatattttatttaaatactattAGAATTATTTGCCGTATAAAAGtgaatgggaagaaaatattaCTGAAGTTCAAGGTGATGGGACTTACCTGAGGTATAGATGCAAAATAAACAGGAATCAAAAAATAGCCATGTATTTGGTGGGGGGAAAGGTatgtttttctctgaaatatttcccTTATCCTCTGAATTATTATGGAAATTATGTTCCTATATTAATGAATACGTTTTGGGACTATTTTAGGTGAACTAGAGAAGTTGAGAAAGGAATGGAATGTATTGGAAACCGAATGCCATtctctaaaaaaggaaaatgttttgttATCATCAGAACTGCAGCgacaagaaaaagaattgcaCAAGTACGCAAGAACTCTTTTTTagcttcaaaatatttctttatcttaaattttcatctaaattaaatttaaattttatacttaaatacCTTTTGGGAGCAATGTTCAGCCAGACTCTTTTTGGCTATTTGACAAGTTATGCACACTAACTGAATActtcagcaatgttttatttttacttctaccTTCATCCTACATGTCCTTTCCTTTTGGTGTACTCAAGGAATATATATTCATGGAATACAACTCCCCATACAAAGCCCTGAACAAGCAAACAGCAAAGATGTATAATCAGTGATTGAATTTGTCCTATAAACTAAgtgataaaaatttcaaatacaagttgtttttctttcacacCAATGATCCCTTCTGTTAGTAAGGGTGATCAGAAGATTACTATAATAAAGAATTTGTAAGATTGAAAGATACAAATTCAGCTTTTGAATTTCACAGTTAGTTATATAAAGAGTAATAATATATAAGATCAATTATGTCTTTCTAATATCCAGTACCTTACAAACAAACCAACGAAGGCAATAAATTTATTCCAGCAAATTTAGTGGACTCCTGCTTCCCCACCAACATTTGATGTATAGTTTAAAGTTAATTTCTTCCTGGGActcctagatggctcagtcagttaagcgtctgacttccgctcaggtcatgatctcacggttcgtgggttcgagccctgtgtcaggctctgtgcagacaactcagagcctagagcctgcttaggattctgtatctccctctctctctacccctccaccacttgtgctctggctctcataaatgaataaacatttaaaaaaaattaaaatcaagctCTTAAAAATTTGATccattccatatttttatttaaacgaTTTTATGTTCTAATTCAGAATGCGAAAGTAGTACATgtttactacattaaaaaaattttaggggcgcctgggtggcgcagtcggttaagcggccgacttcagccaggtcacgatctcgcggtccgtgagttccaggcccgcgtcgggctctgggctgatggctcggagcctggagcctgtttccgattctgtgtctccctctctctctgcccctcccccgttcatgctctgtctctctctgtcccaaaaataaataaacgttgaaaaaaaaaaaaattaaaaaaaaaaaattttaggggcgcctgggtggcgcagtcggttgagcgtccgacttcagccaggtcacgatctcgcggtccgtgagttcgagccctgcgtcaggctctgggctgatggctcagagcctggagcctgtttccgattctgtgtctccctctctctgtctgcccctcccctgttcatgctctgtctctctctgtcccaaaaataaataaacgttgaaaaaaaaaaattttaatgtttattttttgagagagagacagacatagagtgcaagtgggggaggggcaagagagagggagacacagaatctgaagcaggatccaggctcccagctgtcagcacagagcccaatgcagggcttgaacccacgaaccatgagatcatgatttgagctgaagttggacgcttaaccggctgagccacccaggtgcccctgtacatgTTTATTATTGAAGTTAGTCTTAATTAATCCATCTCCCTCCCCACAATACACCATAAATGGGAGTCCTTACTCTCCTGTTAACTTTGTGTTTATATCCTCAAGAGCATCAAGGTTAGCAAAAACTTAGTGATCAAGGTAAGTTCccataaaaataagcttttggggaaaacaataaagaaaggaCTAGATATATCAGAAAATGGTAAGCCTCATCTGCTCATAAAGAGTAGCAATTGCAGTAGattatacattttgaaaaatcaagaaCGATTGAAGGAACAAGATGTGTAGATTTATTCTGTAAGATGGCTTCTTACAATACCGTGTGTTATCAATACTATaaaacttctttctctttcagtgtCCTATCTTTCCAGTCTTTTGTACATCTGTGCAATACACATTTATGTgttacactttttaaatgttcagagATAATTAATAACAAAGAGTAAATATGTTTGTAACAtctaaaattttgtaaaaacagTTCCAAAATCTGAACAGGACAAAATAAAGGCCCAGACACAACTATACACATGTGAATGTTTTTGTGTGTACCAACTGATGTTTGTGTTAACAGCACATTTGGGCAAGTTGTTTGGTATAAAGTGATTGTAAGGGAGGCAGACACGCTCAAATTCTTTATATTTGGAATCTTAGTGAATCCATTTAGTTTGGTATTCTATCATAAGCAAGAAATACttatctttggggtgcctgggtggctcagttggttaagcatccaactcttgatctcaattcAGGTCCTGCCCCTGATGTTGGGTTCTACATTAGGAGTGAAgactactcaaaaaaaaaagaaaagagaagaaatactgATCTTTGATTACTAATATTGATTATCTGAAATTATTCCTGCTTTGggattattgatattttaaagatttaaacttGATCCCTCATTCTTAAGATGTAATTAATCGGAATCTGGCAGATTTTTAAgtgctgttttttaaattacttcaaaTTTTGTTGAAGCATCGAAAAGCAACAAACTCCTTATGAGTTAGAAACATAcatcttataaaaatattaggTCCCAGAAGGGTGGAATATATTATATCATTAGTCAAGGTTGTCTGCCTAAAGTCACAAACTATTTAAGACAAATTAATTCTGTTTCTTAAGCTTTTCTGGTTTAGTGGCCCTCTCACTTTATTTGGTAAGCCACCTCAGCATTTAAGGAGCGTTTAGAAGTTAGTCTTTCTTTACAGAGTCTTCTATGTCATTTAGTTCCTAGCTATATTGGGCTGACATCACACTCGCCCCTAAGAATTGGCCTGGCATACAATCAGAATGGGATTTATGCTCCATAGTGCCTTGGTTAATAATATTGAGCCTGAATCTTATGATCCATTCTGAGAAGCATAAAACTGTCGTTTTgaaaactttattcttctttagctatttcttttgtaaatggGAGCCACATTCTTTCAAACAGCTACACTATTtaggtcttttgttttttgtgatgCACAAGGAATTGAACAAAGAATTTCTGTTCATGCCTATCAAGCTGTTTTTGTAGTGtgtaaattggatttttttaCATCAAGTTATAAAAGTAATTATAGAATTTAAGCCGGAAAACAACCTCCAAAATTATTGAGTTCAATCTTCTTATTTGACGATGGAGGGCACTGAGACTCTCCTTGTGTTATTTGTGTCTGTGtaacatggtgcctggcacagatcTAAGAGCTTAGGAAATGCTTGCTCAGAGAAGTAAACTGCACcaattaagtgacttgctcaacaTCTTACAACTTAATAGTGGCAGAGCTAAGGTCTAGAACCCAGCCTCCTGGTTCTTTGTTTCATGCTTTCTCCCCAATTTggtgtgtcttttttctttacttgaaTTGACAGTGGCTCCTAAGCTTTAAGTTTCTATTTGTCCagtacttaagtaaataaatagttgAAAAGTGTGCTATTTTCCTGGGGAAGCCCCACACTGTATCTTTTCATGATACAATTAATATAACGTGATGTAACAAAACATGCAGTTAGTCACCTCCTACTTCTACTTTCAAGATTTCAGCCTCTGTGTATATTTGATAATCTGAAAATAGAACACAGCTTCAAACATGCAATTTTTTAGTgtataatgctttttatttattgaatgtatcttattattttttatgtactttttcctcctctgaaattTACTCCATCCCTCCTAGTGAAATGTATAAGAAATTGGACTTCCTGCTATGTCTAGTTTCTACATGAATTGAATAACTGTTAATATTTATGTTGCAGTTCTCAGAAGCAGAGTTTAGAGCTTACCAGTGATCTCAGCATCCTTCAGATGACTAGGAAAGAGCTTGAGAATCAAGTGGGATCTTTGAAAGAACAGCATCTTCGGGATTCAGCTGATTTAAAAACTCTTCTCAGTAAGGCTGAAAACCAAGCAAAGGATGTACAGAAAGAGGTAAAGCGAAAAGACATTATGAGCCCAATTATGGTTGGACTTAAAGCCAAAAGCAAATCAGATATTCATGCTAGTTAGAAATAAAGGGAAGCAGAAGTCCCATTACCTGTCACAAAGTTGATAATTGGAGCATCTCTGCCTGGTGATTTCTAGCTGTGTATCATGGTCCATATATAGAGAATTCATTAGTAGACTTTGgtctcaaaaatacaaatatacaaaattacatgaaaattttTTCTCTACCAGTTAGTTGACTTATATGAGAAGCCCTTTGTACCAGATTCCTCAATTCATTGTTTATCTTTCAAAGACAATATCATATTTAATTTGGAATACTTTTGGAAAACAAAGTGGGGCCTTACCGTAATGCTGTCCAAACCCCTCAGTGAAACTGGCCT from Prionailurus viverrinus isolate Anna chromosome A2, UM_Priviv_1.0, whole genome shotgun sequence encodes the following:
- the SLMAP gene encoding sarcolemmal membrane-associated protein isoform X33, with translation MDEQDLNEPLAKVSLLKDDLQGAQSEIEAKQEIQHLRKELIEAQELARASKQKCFELQALLEEERKAYRNQVEESSKQIQVLQAQLQRLHINIENLREEKDSEITSTRDELLSARDEILLLHQAAEKAACERDTDIASLQEELKKVRAELERWRKAASEYEKEITSLQNSFQLRCQQCEDQQREEATRLQSELEKLRKEWNVLETECHSLKKENVLLSSELQRQEKELHNSQKQSLELTSDLSILQMTRKELENQVGSLKEQHLRDSADLKTLLSKAENQAKDVQKEYEKTQTVLSELKLKFEMTEQEKQSITDELKQCKDNLKLLREKGNNKPWPWMPMLAALVAVTAIVLYVPGLARASP